The nucleotide window CTGTCGCTGGGTGACGACGGGGACCTCGCCGAGCCGAGCGGGCTCCAACGGCTGATCCGTCGAGCCCCACCGACCGCGTGGTACCCCGTCCGTGCCCGCGACCGGATCAGTGACACCGGTCGGCTGTTCCTCGCCAGCGGCGCGATGTTCCTCGCGTCGTTCCTCTCGGAGGCCGCGTTCGGCGTCGCGCTGTGACTGCCCGCGGGACCGTCAGATATCTGTGTCGGGCGCGTGAGCCACCGGCCCGTGACGATCGACAGCGTCGCGACCCTGCGGGAACGGGACTGGGCGACCGAGGACCCGGCCGACGTGGAGCCGTTGCGGTACGCCGTCGTCGGACTCGGCGGCTACGCACGGAACGTCTCGCTGCCGGCCATCGAGCGGGGCTCGTACGCGGCCGTCGGGGCCGTCGTCAGCGGCGACCCGACGAAGGCGGACCGGGTCACGGCGGAGTACGACGCCGTCCCGTTGTCGTACGAGTCGTACGCGGCCGGCGAGGCGACGGGGGCGTACGACGCCGTCTACGTCGCCACGCCCAACCGAGAGCACCGACCACACGTCGAGACGGCCGCCGAGCACGGCCGACACGTTCTGTGTGAGAAGCCGTTGGACGCGACCGTGGACCGAGCGGCCGCGAGCGTCGAGGCGTGTGCGGCGGCGGACGTCCGGCTGATGACGGCCTACCGGATGCAGACGGACCCGGTCGTCCGTGGTCTCCGGCGGCTGATCGCGGACGGAGCCGTCGGCGACCCGGTGAAGCTGTTCGGCGACTTCACGTTCCCGGTGCTGGCGGGCGACCGTGGCGTCGACCAGTGGCGGCTCGACGCGGCACTCGCCGGCGGCGGCGCGCTGTACGACGTGGGAGTGTACCCGCTCAACACCGCACGGTTCCTGTTGGACGCAGACCCCGTCGCCGTGACGGCGACCGCCGTCGGCGGCGACGGGGAGGAACGCTCGTCGGCGACGCCGTTCGCCGAGGTGGACGCACACACCCACTTCCACGTCGAGTTCCCGGACGGCGTGGTCGGCAACTTCTCCGCGAGCTTCCGTGGAGCCGGGAACGCGACGCTCACGCTCGTCGGAACGGACGGACGGGTTCGAGTGGAAGACGCCTTCCAACCGGGTCACGACCGCCGGGTCGTCGTCGAGACGGGCGACGAACGGGTCGAGATCGAGGATGTCGGCGGCGACGAGACGGTCGCGGCGTTCGACTACTTCGCACACGCAGTCCGGACCGACGGAGCGATCGACCCGGACGCTGACGACGGACTGACGGACCAACGGGTGCTCGCGGCGATCCGACGGGCGGCTACGGACGGAGAGCGCGTGGCGTTGTGAGGACGAAGGCGAAGGGGGAGTGAGGCCGGGGCGAGGCGGGTCGTGCGTCGTGGCGGGCCCGGTCACGACGCACCGGGTGGCGTCGGCGTGGCGCGGGTTTCTGTCGCCGATCAACGACGAGAAAAGCGTCGTCTCTCGGCATCTATCTGTAGCTCGGCGTATCTTATAAATCCACTGTTGTCGGCACTGACGGCGTCGGGGGTGTCTCTATATAGTCGTAACCAGGCCAAAGTGCTATACTCGTCCCACCCCAGGCAAACAGTATGGGTCAGGTACGGGCCGACAGTCTGTTGCACGCCGAGGGAGTGTTGGCAGAGCCCACACGGCTGTTCCGGCCACACCCGCTGGGTGAACCGGGCGATCGAGTCGTCGCCGCCGACGGCGACGACACGGTCGTCGGGCGACTCGTGGACGTGACGGAGGTGCCGCTGGCACACCTGGATCTGGCGCCGGACACCCGCGAACGGCTGTGTTCGGAGGTGGGCGACCGCCGGACGGTGTTCGTCCACGAGATCGCCGCCCGGGGTGAGTGAGTCGGCCAGAAACTGTCAAGGAGACGGCGGCCCTCGTCCGAACGTGGGGTACCACACTTTCGACGTGGGGCGGGCGGACGCACTGGAGGACGACGACCGATTCAGGTTCTGTTCTGCCGAGGAGCTCCGGTCGGCACTCGCGCTCACGGGGACGGAGACGGTCGCGGACCTGGGGTCGGGGACGGGCTTCTACACGGACACCGTCGCAGACCGGGTGGACCACTGCTACGCCGTGGACGTGCAGTCGGCGATGCACGACCACTACCGGGAGAAGGGGCTGCCGGAGACGGTGGAGCCGGTCACCGCAGAGGTCGCGGACCTGCCGTTCCCGGACGACACGCTGGACGCCGCGTTCTCGACGATGACGTTCCACGAGTTCGCCTCGGAGGCGGCGCTGGCGGAGTTGGCGCGGGTCGTCGCTCCCGGCGGCCGCGTCGTCACGGTGGACTGGAGCCGTCACGGCGCCGGCGAGGCGGGCCCGCCCAGAGACGAGCGGTTCGGCGCGGGTGAGGCGGCGACGTTCCAGTCCGACGCCGGCCTCCGACTCCGGACGGCGACAGAGCGCGACGAGACGTTCTTGACGGTCGCCGACGGGGGGCCGGCGTAGCCGCCCACACGTCGCCAGAACCCCCGACGGATTGCCTGCACCGTGGCGACCACCCGCCCGGCTGTCGTCTGTCCGAGCCGTGAGCGACCACCTTCACCTCAACCTCTTCACGATGAACGCGGCCGAACACGTCTCACCGGGGTCGTGGCGACACCCGGGCGACCGGTCACACGAGTACACGGACCGGGAGTACTGGACGGAGGTGGCCCGGACGGCCGAACGAGGTGGGTTCGACGCGGTGTTCTTCGCCGACGTGCGGGGGATCTACGACGTGTACGGCGACGACCGAGAGACGGCCATCCGGAAGGGGGTCCAGACGCCGGCGAACGACCCGACGTACCTCCTGCCGGCGATGGCGGAGGCGACCGACCGACTCGGCTTCGCCGTCACTCGGTCGACCACCTACCAACACCCGTACGAACTCGCCCGGCAGTTCTCCACGCTGGACCACCTCACGGACGGTCGGGTCGCGTTCAACGTCGTCACCTCGTATCTGGAGTCGGCGGCGATCAACCTCGGACTGGACGAACGGATGGACAAGGAGACCCGGTACGACCGCGCAGCGGAGTTTCTGGAGGTGTGTTACGCGCTGTGGGAGGACTCCTGGGACGACGACGCGGTCGTCCACGACCGGGAGTCGGGGGTGTACACCCGACCGGAGGGGGTCGCCCAGATCGACCACGAGGGGGAGTTCTTCGACGTGCCCGGGCCACACGGCTGTGAGCCGTCGCCACAGCGGACGCCAGTCGTGTTCCAGGCCGGTTCCTCCGAGCGCGGCCGGGAGTTCGCGGCCCGCAACGCGGAGGCGGTGTTCTGTTCGCAGCCGACGGAGGCGGGCGTCCGGGAGTACGTCGAGGACCTGCGGGAGCGAGCGGCCGCACACGGCCGCGATCCGGACAGGCTCGCCTTCTTCCCCGGGGTCGTCCCGGTGGTCGGCGAGACGACGGCGGCGGCGGAGGCGAAGTACGAGCGGCTGCGCGAGGGAGTAGACGTGGAGGCGACGCTGGCACTGTTGTCGGGGTTCCTCGACATGGACCTGTCGGCGCTGGACCCGGACCAGAAGATCGAGCACATCGAGACGGACGCGATCCAGGGGACGATGAACGCCTTCACGCAGACGGACCCCGACCGGGAGTGGACCGTCCGGGAGGTGGCGGAGTTCTCGGGGCTCGGCACCACCTCGCCGGTGATCGTCGGGTCGCCGACGGAGGTCGCCGACGAACTGGAACGCTGGGTCCGGGAGACGGGCGTCGACGGGTTCAACGTCAAGGAGGTGGTCCGCACCGGCGGCCTCGACGACTTCGTCGACCTCGTGACGCCGGAGCTGCGTGAGCGTGGACTCCTCCCGGCGGCCGGCGACTCGACGACGCTACGCGAACGGCTGTTCGGCGACGGCCCGCGACTCCCGGCGACCCACCCCGGACGAGCGGAGTGACCGGACCGAGGGGTCCGTCGGCCGTTCGCCCGTCGGACGAGCGTGCGGACAGTTTCGTATCCGGCACCACGAGCCGACTGCGCTAGGATTAAGTGCGACGCAGGGTTACAGTCTGGTGACGCTTCGCTTGGAGGGCCGAAGCGTCAGCGGGGACCAACTCAGGGCGGTACGCGCGCTGCACCTCTCTTCGCAGCGCGCTCCCACCCTTTCGTCACGAACTCGAGAGTGCTCACTCCGTCGGTGGTCTCGCCAGTCCGTCGACAGTCGCGACGAAAGCGACGACGAGGCCCGCCGGGGCGGCCGACTGTGTCGGCAACAACGCTGCGTGACCTGCCGCCGCGACAGCCAACCCCAGAGCGATGACGGCGAGCAACACGTCGGGGCGCGCGAGGCTGTCGACTGCGGGCACGCTAATGACATGTAATTACAGCCTCGAGTATCTTGTGGCGTCGTCAGGAATCGACGGAGACGCGTTCTTCCTCGGCGAGTGCGGCGATCCGGTCGGCGGCGGAGTCGGGCAGCGACCGGACGGTCGGCAGTCCGTCCTGATCGGCAGCGAGGTCGGCGGCGTACGACCGGAGCCCGTCCGGCGTCCGACCGGCGACGGCAGAGCTGCCGGCGACGACCGCCAGCTCGAGCACGTCCGTCTCCAGGCTACGGTCCAGTGACGCCGGGTCGTCGGCCGACCGACGGAGCGTCTGGTCGCGGCCGAACCGTTG belongs to Halobaculum sp. MBLA0143 and includes:
- the gfo6 gene encoding D-xylose 1-dehydrogenase Gfo6, whose product is MTIDSVATLRERDWATEDPADVEPLRYAVVGLGGYARNVSLPAIERGSYAAVGAVVSGDPTKADRVTAEYDAVPLSYESYAAGEATGAYDAVYVATPNREHRPHVETAAEHGRHVLCEKPLDATVDRAAASVEACAAADVRLMTAYRMQTDPVVRGLRRLIADGAVGDPVKLFGDFTFPVLAGDRGVDQWRLDAALAGGGALYDVGVYPLNTARFLLDADPVAVTATAVGGDGEERSSATPFAEVDAHTHFHVEFPDGVVGNFSASFRGAGNATLTLVGTDGRVRVEDAFQPGHDRRVVVETGDERVEIEDVGGDETVAAFDYFAHAVRTDGAIDPDADDGLTDQRVLAAIRRAATDGERVAL
- a CDS encoding class I SAM-dependent methyltransferase is translated as MGYHTFDVGRADALEDDDRFRFCSAEELRSALALTGTETVADLGSGTGFYTDTVADRVDHCYAVDVQSAMHDHYREKGLPETVEPVTAEVADLPFPDDTLDAAFSTMTFHEFASEAALAELARVVAPGGRVVTVDWSRHGAGEAGPPRDERFGAGEAATFQSDAGLRLRTATERDETFLTVADGGPA
- a CDS encoding LLM class flavin-dependent oxidoreductase, whose translation is MSDHLHLNLFTMNAAEHVSPGSWRHPGDRSHEYTDREYWTEVARTAERGGFDAVFFADVRGIYDVYGDDRETAIRKGVQTPANDPTYLLPAMAEATDRLGFAVTRSTTYQHPYELARQFSTLDHLTDGRVAFNVVTSYLESAAINLGLDERMDKETRYDRAAEFLEVCYALWEDSWDDDAVVHDRESGVYTRPEGVAQIDHEGEFFDVPGPHGCEPSPQRTPVVFQAGSSERGREFAARNAEAVFCSQPTEAGVREYVEDLRERAAAHGRDPDRLAFFPGVVPVVGETTAAAEAKYERLREGVDVEATLALLSGFLDMDLSALDPDQKIEHIETDAIQGTMNAFTQTDPDREWTVREVAEFSGLGTTSPVIVGSPTEVADELERWVRETGVDGFNVKEVVRTGGLDDFVDLVTPELRERGLLPAAGDSTTLRERLFGDGPRLPATHPGRAE